The following coding sequences lie in one Megalodesulfovibrio gigas DSM 1382 = ATCC 19364 genomic window:
- the uvrC gene encoding excinuclease ABC subunit UvrC, with translation MHTPHPLAASLPAQPLTPGVYLFKDAQGRIVYVGKAKVLRKRLASYFQRDDALPLKTKSMLKVATSLDTLCTDTEKEALLLEASLIKKHRPRYNIVLRDDKQYALFKLEKKHQFPRLTITRRVVRDGSVYFGPFTSAKVARDAWKAIHQIFPLRRCSGHVFRNRVRPCLYHHMGLCLGPCVYDVDVREYARMVERVEMLLAGRSRELIEVLEKQMHAAAEALEFEDAARLRDQVAAVRATVEQQVAVLTTEETVDVLALAQSEAGLGLALLFVRRGRLLDKKQYFWPGLTLEHGPEAVAGFLMQYYEAGRFIPSRIIIPYDINVMDADQDFSLSQEHAQVLTERRGGPVRLLPPRSTTEKKLMALAQTNAREAARQESRAGDDPETLLVAVQRALHLPAVPRRIEAVDVSHTRGEQTRVGVIVYVDGQHRKDQSKAYAFDPDALPGAPGDDYAVLHAWAARRLASGPPWPDLLLVDGGRGQLASTLSGFHKAAWTESFPLAAIAKGRVEDESAAGTTRLRRQRHSLEDMIYLPGRKNPLPLRPGSPELLFLQRVRDSVHHFAIGSHRRSRGKAVLQSELLQAPGIGPKTARLLWDHFQTWDRMLAATPEELAQVPGLGQKRAGRIAEKLAALRT, from the coding sequence ATGCACACCCCCCACCCCCTGGCCGCCAGCCTGCCTGCCCAGCCCCTCACCCCCGGCGTCTATCTGTTCAAGGACGCCCAGGGCCGCATTGTGTATGTGGGCAAGGCCAAGGTGTTGCGCAAGCGCCTGGCCAGTTATTTTCAGCGCGACGACGCCCTGCCGCTCAAGACGAAATCCATGCTCAAGGTGGCGACCTCCCTGGACACCCTGTGCACGGACACGGAAAAAGAAGCCCTGCTGCTGGAAGCCTCCCTCATCAAGAAGCATCGCCCGCGCTACAACATCGTCCTGCGCGACGACAAGCAGTACGCCCTCTTCAAACTGGAGAAAAAGCACCAGTTTCCCCGCCTGACCATCACCCGCCGCGTGGTCCGCGACGGGTCCGTGTACTTTGGCCCCTTCACCTCCGCCAAGGTCGCCCGGGACGCCTGGAAGGCCATCCACCAGATTTTCCCCCTGCGCCGCTGCTCCGGGCATGTCTTCCGCAACCGCGTCCGGCCCTGCCTGTATCATCATATGGGGTTGTGTCTTGGCCCCTGCGTGTACGACGTGGACGTGCGCGAATACGCCCGCATGGTGGAACGCGTGGAGATGCTGCTGGCCGGCCGGTCCCGCGAGCTCATCGAGGTGCTGGAGAAGCAGATGCACGCCGCCGCCGAGGCCCTGGAGTTTGAGGACGCCGCCCGCCTGCGCGATCAGGTGGCTGCCGTGCGGGCCACGGTGGAGCAGCAGGTGGCCGTGCTGACCACGGAAGAAACGGTGGATGTGCTGGCCCTGGCGCAGTCCGAGGCCGGCCTGGGCCTGGCCCTGCTCTTTGTGCGGCGCGGCCGGCTCCTGGACAAAAAGCAGTATTTCTGGCCCGGCCTCACCCTGGAGCACGGCCCCGAGGCCGTGGCCGGCTTTTTGATGCAGTATTACGAGGCCGGCCGCTTCATCCCGTCCCGCATCATCATTCCATATGATATCAATGTGATGGATGCAGATCAGGACTTCTCCTTGAGTCAGGAGCACGCCCAGGTGCTGACCGAGCGGCGCGGCGGGCCGGTGCGACTGCTGCCGCCGCGTTCCACCACGGAAAAGAAGCTGATGGCCCTGGCCCAGACCAATGCCCGCGAAGCCGCCCGCCAGGAATCACGCGCCGGCGACGATCCAGAAACCCTGCTGGTCGCCGTGCAACGCGCCCTGCACCTGCCGGCCGTCCCGCGGCGCATCGAGGCGGTGGACGTCTCCCACACCCGGGGGGAGCAGACGCGTGTGGGGGTCATCGTCTATGTGGACGGGCAACATCGCAAGGATCAGTCCAAGGCCTACGCCTTTGATCCGGACGCCCTGCCCGGCGCGCCCGGGGACGATTACGCCGTGCTCCACGCCTGGGCCGCCCGCCGCCTGGCCTCGGGACCGCCCTGGCCGGATCTGCTGCTGGTGGACGGCGGTCGCGGGCAGCTCGCTTCCACCCTGAGCGGCTTCCACAAGGCTGCCTGGACCGAGTCCTTTCCCCTGGCCGCTATCGCCAAGGGCCGCGTGGAGGACGAGTCCGCCGCCGGAACCACGCGCCTGCGACGGCAGCGGCACAGCCTGGAGGACATGATCTACCTCCCCGGCCGCAAGAACCCGTTGCCCCTGCGCCCGGGGTCGCCGGAGCTGCTGTTTCTGCAGCGTGTGCGCGATTCGGTGCACCACTTCGCCATCGGCAGCCATCGTCGTTCCCGCGGCAAGGCCGTGCTGCAGAGCGAACTGCTCCAGGCGCCCGGCATCGGCCCCAAGACGGCCCGGCTGTTGTGGGATCATTTTCAAACGTGGGATCGGATGCTCGCAGCCACCCCCGAGGAGCTGGCCCAGGTGCCGGGCCTGGGCCAAAAACGCGCCGGACGCATCGCCGAGAAGCTGGCCGCCTTGCGGACCTGA
- a CDS encoding outer membrane homotrimeric porin produces the protein MKRIMTLALAAIFVLGSIAMAQAVEVKVKGNFQFNWSYIDLGNFGPDFDDTDHFDARQRTRVQVDFIASENLQGILMFEIGEIRWGSAATVGRGSGGALGADGVNVETKRAFIQFNIPDTDLLFSVGIQGLAAPGVIAGSPLFDDDVAAVLAQYPINDMITIGAFWARLYDVATNGTPNPFDELDMFGILAPIKGDGWMLHPYFVFALVGRDYVFNYLNGGVGNTPELLPPAIYSGAVVPTSRAALDQRTFAWWAGSTFTLDMFDPFTFMLEGLYGSVEAKHDAADRKGFYLAAEIDYALDFMTVGLMGWYASGEDASWRNGSEQLPMVAGDWNPTSFAWDGGDLISSGGALAGTADLSHNNPAGKWGVALLFKDISFVEDLTHQVRFLYGGGTNSSKSRRIRTQLANGTVLVTPVTDGIELTTADQLFEVNFDSKYMLYENLALILELGLMHVNYGNTLYTIADEGTGYKVAWGLNYKF, from the coding sequence ATGAAGCGCATTATGACCCTCGCCCTCGCCGCCATCTTCGTTCTGGGTTCCATCGCCATGGCCCAGGCCGTCGAAGTGAAAGTGAAGGGTAACTTCCAGTTCAACTGGTCGTACATCGATCTCGGCAATTTCGGTCCTGACTTTGACGACACCGACCACTTTGACGCCCGTCAGCGCACCCGCGTGCAGGTTGATTTCATCGCCAGCGAAAACCTGCAGGGCATCTTGATGTTTGAAATCGGCGAAATCCGCTGGGGCAGCGCCGCTACCGTGGGCCGCGGCTCCGGTGGCGCTCTGGGCGCTGACGGCGTGAACGTCGAAACCAAGCGCGCTTTCATTCAGTTCAACATCCCTGACACCGACCTGCTGTTCTCCGTTGGTATCCAGGGCCTGGCCGCCCCCGGCGTCATCGCGGGTTCCCCCCTGTTCGACGACGACGTGGCTGCCGTGCTGGCGCAGTACCCCATCAACGACATGATCACCATCGGCGCCTTCTGGGCCCGTTTGTATGATGTCGCCACCAATGGTACCCCCAACCCCTTTGACGAACTCGACATGTTCGGCATCCTCGCCCCCATCAAGGGCGACGGCTGGATGCTGCACCCCTACTTCGTGTTCGCCCTCGTGGGCCGTGACTACGTGTTCAACTACCTGAATGGCGGCGTGGGCAACACCCCCGAACTGCTGCCCCCCGCCATCTACTCCGGCGCCGTGGTCCCCACTTCCCGCGCCGCTCTTGATCAGCGCACCTTCGCTTGGTGGGCTGGCTCGACCTTCACCCTCGACATGTTCGACCCCTTCACCTTCATGCTTGAAGGCCTGTACGGCTCCGTCGAAGCCAAGCATGACGCCGCTGACCGCAAGGGCTTCTACCTGGCCGCTGAAATCGACTACGCCCTGGACTTCATGACCGTTGGTCTGATGGGCTGGTACGCTTCCGGTGAAGACGCTTCCTGGCGCAACGGCTCCGAGCAGCTGCCCATGGTTGCTGGCGACTGGAACCCCACCAGCTTTGCCTGGGACGGTGGCGACCTGATCTCCTCCGGTGGCGCCCTGGCCGGTACTGCCGACCTGAGCCACAACAACCCCGCTGGCAAGTGGGGCGTTGCCCTCCTGTTCAAGGATATCTCCTTCGTGGAAGACCTCACCCATCAGGTGCGTTTCCTCTACGGTGGCGGTACCAACAGCTCCAAGAGCCGCCGCATCCGCACCCAGCTGGCCAACGGCACCGTGCTGGTCACTCCTGTGACCGACGGTATCGAACTGACCACCGCCGACCAGCTCTTCGAAGTGAACTTCGACAGCAAGTACATGCTGTATGAAAACCTGGCTCTTATCCTCGAGCTGGGCCTCATGCACGTGAACTACGGCAACACCCTGTACACCATCGCCGACGAAGGCACTGGTTACAAGGTGGCCTGGGGTCTGAACTACAAGTTCTAA
- the hisD gene encoding histidinol dehydrogenase — MACIRWQYPDPDSWSAIAAHMAQRKDPGLDVVSVVREILTRVRAEGDAALADCTARFDCPGFTTAMLKVPTASLAAALATDDATFQADMDIIKEAAANIRAYHQAQVQQSWWRPHADGSITGQLVRPVDRVGLYVPGGQGGETPLISSLLMNAIPAQVAGVAEIAVVSPPRKDGTLNPYILATAALLGIEEVYATGSAWAVAALAYGTQSIRPVDVIAGPGNLYVATAKQLLIGEIGIDMIAGPSEICIIAEDIPGRDLTRRAAWLAADMLSQAEHDALAAAVCISPSAALLDAVRAELERQCQALPRHEIATRCLKDFGALVQVPDLDTAAELSNRFAPEHLELAVADPWALLGKIRHAGAIFLGDHTPEPVGDYFAGPNHVLPTLGTARFASALGVDNFCKKSSVIATSPAFLQAHGDKIARFARLEGLEAHARAVECRNKDQAS, encoded by the coding sequence ATGGCTTGCATTCGTTGGCAATACCCTGATCCCGACAGCTGGTCCGCCATTGCCGCGCACATGGCGCAGCGCAAGGACCCCGGCCTGGATGTGGTGAGCGTGGTTCGGGAGATCCTGACCCGTGTTCGCGCCGAGGGCGATGCCGCCCTGGCAGACTGCACCGCCCGCTTCGATTGTCCCGGTTTCACCACCGCCATGCTCAAGGTGCCCACGGCATCCCTTGCTGCGGCCCTGGCCACGGACGATGCGACGTTCCAGGCGGATATGGACATCATCAAGGAAGCCGCGGCCAATATCCGCGCCTACCATCAGGCCCAGGTGCAGCAGAGCTGGTGGCGGCCCCACGCCGACGGCAGCATCACCGGGCAGCTGGTCCGGCCCGTGGACCGCGTGGGCCTGTACGTGCCCGGCGGCCAGGGCGGCGAAACGCCCCTCATTTCCAGCCTGCTCATGAACGCCATCCCTGCCCAGGTGGCCGGCGTGGCGGAGATTGCCGTGGTCTCGCCGCCGCGCAAGGACGGCACCCTGAACCCGTACATTCTGGCCACCGCTGCATTGCTGGGCATTGAGGAAGTGTACGCCACGGGCAGCGCCTGGGCCGTGGCGGCCCTGGCCTACGGCACGCAGTCCATCCGGCCTGTGGATGTCATCGCCGGTCCTGGCAACCTGTATGTGGCCACGGCCAAGCAGTTGCTCATCGGGGAGATCGGCATCGACATGATCGCCGGCCCCAGCGAGATCTGCATCATCGCCGAGGACATTCCCGGCCGCGACCTGACCCGCCGCGCTGCCTGGCTGGCTGCGGACATGCTCTCCCAGGCCGAACACGACGCTCTGGCCGCCGCGGTGTGCATCTCGCCCTCCGCCGCCCTGCTGGACGCCGTGCGCGCCGAGCTGGAGCGCCAGTGCCAGGCCCTGCCCCGGCACGAGATCGCCACCCGCTGCCTCAAGGACTTCGGGGCGCTGGTGCAGGTGCCGGATCTGGACACCGCGGCCGAGCTGTCCAACCGCTTTGCCCCGGAACACCTGGAGCTGGCCGTGGCTGATCCCTGGGCGCTGCTGGGCAAAATCCGCCATGCCGGCGCGATTTTTCTGGGCGATCATACCCCCGAGCCCGTGGGCGACTACTTTGCCGGCCCCAACCACGTGTTGCCCACCCTGGGCACGGCGCGGTTCGCCTCGGCCCTGGGCGTGGACAATTTCTGCAAGAAGTCCAGCGTTATCGCCACCTCACCGGCGTTTCTGCAGGCCCATGGGGACAAGATTGCCCGCTTTGCCCGCCTGGAAGGCCTGGAGGCGCACGCCCGCGCCGTGGAATGCCGCAACAAGGATCAAGCCTCGTAG
- a CDS encoding phosphoribosylaminoimidazolesuccinocarboxamide synthase — protein sequence MDAVIQTSIPEYPLLHRGKVRDIYEISPEALLLVTTDRISAYDVVMDQPIPQKGAVLNQITLFWMEMMAPLVKNHLLAADVQDMPAPLHQHAAQLQGRSVLVRKCKPLPVECIVRGYITGSGWSDYRKTGAVCGHALPAGLLESQELPQPLFTPSTKAELGAHDENITVEQAKAIAGEGLTAQAEALALAIYNKGRDYARSRGIIIADTKFEFGVLDGELLLIDEVLTPDSSRFWPADGYQPGQGQPSFDKQFLRDWLSAQPWNKEPPPPALPQDIIDQTRAKYLDAFERLTGKALPVG from the coding sequence ATGGACGCCGTCATCCAGACCAGCATTCCCGAGTACCCGTTGCTGCATCGCGGCAAGGTCCGGGATATCTATGAAATCTCGCCGGAAGCGCTGCTTCTGGTCACCACGGACCGCATCTCGGCCTATGATGTGGTCATGGATCAGCCCATCCCCCAGAAAGGTGCGGTGCTCAATCAGATCACACTCTTCTGGATGGAGATGATGGCCCCGTTGGTGAAAAATCACCTGCTGGCCGCGGACGTGCAGGACATGCCCGCCCCGCTGCACCAGCACGCCGCCCAACTGCAGGGCCGCAGCGTGCTGGTGCGCAAGTGCAAGCCGCTGCCCGTGGAATGCATTGTGCGCGGGTACATCACCGGCTCTGGCTGGAGCGATTACCGCAAGACCGGCGCCGTCTGCGGCCATGCCCTGCCGGCGGGGTTGCTGGAATCCCAGGAGCTGCCGCAGCCGCTGTTCACGCCGTCCACCAAGGCGGAGCTGGGCGCGCACGACGAGAACATCACCGTGGAGCAGGCCAAGGCCATCGCGGGCGAGGGGCTGACCGCCCAGGCCGAGGCCCTGGCCCTGGCCATCTACAACAAGGGCCGGGACTATGCCCGCTCCCGGGGCATCATCATTGCGGATACGAAATTCGAATTCGGCGTGCTGGACGGCGAATTGCTGCTCATCGACGAGGTGCTGACGCCGGACTCCTCCCGCTTCTGGCCGGCAGACGGCTACCAGCCCGGCCAGGGCCAGCCCAGCTTTGACAAGCAGTTCCTGCGGGACTGGCTCTCTGCCCAGCCCTGGAACAAGGAACCCCCGCCGCCGGCCCTGCCGCAGGACATCATCGACCAGACCCGCGCCAAGTACCTGGACGCCTTCGAACGGCTGACGGGGAAGGCGTTGCCGGTGGGGTAA
- a CDS encoding DUF488 domain-containing protein, with translation MPVLYTIGYAPLTLESLAGYLLRYGVTALADVRSVPRTSFKPEFNGDQLQLFLRQQGIAYVYLGDSLGARYTDVAVLEHGIAVYERIAETDLFRKGLKRLDEGVRHFTVCLLCAEKDPLDCHRAVLVSRQAMKTISGLAIHHILADGSLESHAELEARMCRRYGLDQLLLPLGGGGADATQAEAYRRHGREIAFRMHTDAGAGYG, from the coding sequence ATGCCCGTGTTGTACACCATAGGATATGCGCCACTGACCCTCGAGAGCTTGGCGGGGTACCTGCTGCGCTATGGTGTGACGGCATTGGCGGATGTACGTTCTGTGCCGCGCACCTCGTTCAAGCCTGAATTTAATGGCGATCAATTGCAGCTTTTTCTCCGGCAGCAGGGAATCGCCTACGTCTATTTGGGGGACTCCCTGGGGGCCCGCTATACGGATGTAGCAGTGCTTGAACATGGCATTGCCGTGTACGAACGCATTGCAGAGACGGATTTATTCAGGAAGGGGCTGAAGCGACTTGACGAGGGGGTGCGCCATTTTACGGTGTGTCTTCTCTGTGCCGAAAAGGATCCTTTGGATTGCCATCGCGCCGTGCTCGTGTCTCGGCAGGCGATGAAAACCATTTCAGGGCTTGCCATTCATCATATACTCGCGGATGGTTCCCTGGAGTCGCACGCGGAGTTGGAAGCGCGCATGTGCAGGCGATATGGCCTGGATCAGCTCCTTTTGCCGCTTGGCGGAGGGGGGGCGGATGCAACCCAAGCTGAGGCCTATCGGCGGCATGGACGAGAAATTGCATTCCGCATGCACACAGACGCAGGGGCCGGGTATGGATGA
- a CDS encoding DUF488 domain-containing protein, whose amino-acid sequence MDEGILFTIGFTKKSAESFFTMLERSGIRAIIDVRLQNTSHLAGFTKKEDLIFFLNRIIKCEYMHRPEWAPTAALLDAYKKKEIAWGDYASQFDQLLQERFARKDFSIQALDRTCLLCSEVTADCCHRRLVAEWLQRQLPGLVVQHL is encoded by the coding sequence ATGGATGAAGGTATTCTTTTTACGATAGGCTTCACAAAAAAATCTGCCGAATCGTTTTTCACCATGCTTGAGCGCAGCGGCATCCGCGCGATCATTGACGTCCGTTTGCAGAATACGTCCCATCTTGCCGGATTTACAAAAAAAGAAGATTTGATCTTTTTTCTGAACCGCATCATAAAGTGTGAGTATATGCATCGTCCCGAATGGGCGCCGACCGCCGCATTGCTCGATGCATACAAAAAAAAAGAAATCGCGTGGGGTGACTACGCGAGCCAGTTTGACCAATTGCTGCAAGAACGGTTTGCGAGAAAGGATTTTTCCATCCAGGCTTTGGATCGCACTTGCCTACTTTGCAGCGAGGTAACGGCCGATTGCTGTCACCGTAGGCTGGTGGCTGAATGGCTTCAACGGCAATTGCCAGGGCTTGTTGTGCAACATTTGTAA
- a CDS encoding B12-binding domain-containing radical SAM protein: MDLQGSVIRPPGEADSILLQVTLGCTHNACTFCGAYLGKPFRVKPWERIQADLDWAARHCRRIRRVFLCDGDALCLSQNKLLHLLGMIREKLPWVVRVATYAAARNVARKSDEELRELREAGLSLCYLGLESGDDAVLAAVHKGVDAATQIAQAGRLMAAGMKLNVTVLLGLAGMDGSMSHARRTGEALTALQPDQTAALSLMLIPGTPLYDAAQEGRFQLPDAHGLLAELRELLAHTHLERGLFLANHASNHLPMTLRLPRDKDATLALLDQALAGKVALKEERFRRL, from the coding sequence ATGGATCTGCAAGGTTCCGTGATCCGGCCCCCCGGCGAGGCCGATTCCATCCTGCTCCAGGTCACCCTGGGCTGCACGCACAATGCCTGTACCTTTTGCGGCGCATACCTGGGCAAGCCGTTTCGCGTCAAACCCTGGGAACGCATCCAGGCCGATCTGGACTGGGCCGCCCGCCACTGCCGGCGCATCCGTCGCGTCTTTTTGTGCGATGGCGATGCCCTGTGCCTCTCTCAGAACAAGCTGCTGCATCTGTTGGGGATGATCCGCGAAAAGCTGCCCTGGGTGGTGCGCGTGGCCACGTATGCCGCGGCGCGCAATGTGGCGCGCAAATCGGACGAGGAATTGCGGGAACTGCGGGAGGCCGGGCTGTCCCTCTGCTATCTGGGCCTGGAAAGCGGGGACGACGCCGTGTTGGCCGCCGTGCACAAAGGCGTGGATGCAGCGACGCAGATCGCCCAGGCGGGCCGGCTCATGGCTGCGGGCATGAAGCTGAACGTCACCGTGCTGCTGGGTCTGGCCGGGATGGACGGATCCATGTCCCACGCCCGCCGCACCGGCGAGGCCCTGACGGCCCTGCAGCCGGACCAGACGGCGGCGCTCTCCCTGATGCTCATTCCTGGCACGCCCCTGTACGACGCGGCGCAGGAGGGACGCTTCCAACTGCCCGATGCCCACGGCCTGCTGGCCGAACTGCGGGAACTGCTGGCCCATACTCACCTGGAACGCGGGCTGTTCCTGGCCAATCATGCGTCCAATCACCTGCCCATGACCCTGCGCCTGCCGCGGGACAAGGACGCCACCCTGGCCCTGCTGGATCAGGCCCTGGCCGGCAAGGTGGCCCTGAAAGAGGAGCGGTTCAGGCGGTTGTGA
- a CDS encoding cupin domain-containing protein: protein MDHALHYGECLANGAVETLHARVDAEGIPWSPHPVYAGVWVKHLVCGAETGGRASCHLVRVEPGCSLASHVHEQQLELHEVVVGSGQALVQGKAMAYAPGVVAVIPQGVHHEVLASADGLWLRATFAPALK from the coding sequence ATGGATCATGCTCTTCATTACGGCGAGTGCCTGGCCAATGGCGCGGTGGAAACGTTGCACGCCCGGGTGGACGCCGAAGGCATTCCCTGGTCCCCGCATCCCGTCTATGCCGGGGTGTGGGTGAAGCACTTGGTCTGCGGCGCAGAGACGGGCGGCCGAGCTTCCTGCCACTTGGTGCGCGTGGAGCCGGGCTGCAGTCTGGCATCCCACGTCCACGAGCAGCAGTTGGAACTGCATGAGGTGGTGGTCGGCTCCGGCCAGGCCCTGGTCCAGGGCAAGGCAATGGCCTATGCGCCGGGGGTGGTGGCCGTCATTCCCCAGGGCGTGCACCATGAAGTGCTGGCCAGTGCGGACGGCCTGTGGTTGCGGGCCACCTTTGCACCGGCGCTCAAATGA
- a CDS encoding AraC family transcriptional regulator, translating to MAGLEGVELVLARGIWSRFQPHAHDGLCVGLLDAGVRVVTLEQVSYVIEPGQLFVINIGARHQCHSPGPHSYQVLRLPAALVRSLMDHGELPYFSRTWIDDAELARQFRHLPGLLLRPGPVRARAEPLQAFVWELLRHAAPGVQASGAASGTALALGEDDPRLALAVAYIREHHAEPLRLAEVAEVAGLSACHFQRKFLRATGLSPLEFQQRERVRRACTLLESGISLAEAALAVGCCDQSQLCRIFNGCLGMAPTVWRGC from the coding sequence GTGGCTGGCCTGGAGGGGGTGGAGCTGGTGCTGGCCCGCGGGATCTGGTCGCGATTTCAGCCGCATGCACATGACGGGTTGTGCGTGGGCCTGCTGGATGCCGGCGTGCGGGTGGTGACCCTGGAACAGGTGTCGTACGTCATTGAGCCTGGGCAGCTGTTCGTCATCAATATCGGGGCGCGGCATCAGTGCCACAGTCCTGGCCCCCACAGCTACCAGGTGCTGCGGCTGCCCGCGGCCCTGGTGCGATCATTGATGGATCATGGCGAGTTGCCGTATTTTTCTCGTACATGGATCGACGATGCCGAACTGGCCCGTCAGTTTCGACACTTGCCCGGGCTGCTGCTTCGCCCCGGGCCCGTGCGCGCACGGGCGGAGCCGTTGCAGGCATTTGTGTGGGAGCTGCTCCGCCATGCTGCGCCGGGCGTCCAGGCGTCTGGGGCGGCGTCTGGGACGGCGTTGGCGTTGGGGGAGGACGATCCCCGCCTGGCGCTTGCCGTGGCGTACATCCGCGAGCATCATGCCGAGCCCTTGCGGCTGGCGGAGGTGGCGGAGGTGGCGGGATTGTCGGCGTGTCATTTTCAGCGGAAGTTTCTGCGGGCCACGGGCCTTTCGCCCCTGGAATTTCAGCAGCGCGAACGCGTTCGCCGGGCCTGTACCCTGCTTGAGTCAGGCATCTCCCTGGCCGAGGCCGCCCTGGCTGTGGGGTGCTGTGATCAAAGTCAGTTGTGCCGGATCTTTAACGGCTGTCTTGGAATGGCCCCGACGGTCTGGCGGGGCTGCTGA